Within Deinococcus metalli, the genomic segment CGGCGGCCCCCTGGTGCAGCAGCACCCGGATCAGTTCGGGGATGGCCCCCGAGTCGCGGAACATCCGGGCGGCCGTTCGCAAACTCTCGGCGGCCTGATCGTCCTGACCCCGGCGCCGGCGCAGCACGCCGTCGGTGGCCCACAGGTGGGCCGACCATTGGGCCACGGGCAGCCCCAGACCGTGCAGCAGCTCGGCGGCGCGGCCGTGCTGAGGGCGCAGGCTGTGGTGCTCGGCCAGCCGGGAGGTCACCCACACCCGCAGGTGGTGATCCCCCAGCGCGTCGGCCACGGGAAGCAACGTTTCCAGGGCCGCCGCGTACTCCGCGTAGGCCCCGCTGAGCCGCCAGAGCTCGGCCTCGCTGAACGCCAGGTAGGCGGCCAGGCGCGGCGATGGGGAGAGCACGAGCAGTGCCTTCGCCCCCGCCAGGGTGCCCCGCGCGGCCTCCACCTCGCCGTCCTTGACCTGCAGGTCGAGCAGGGATTTGAGCGCGCTCAGGCGCGGGGCAGAGTCGGGCGCGACGGGCAGAGCGCGGATGGCCTCGGTGAGCAGCAGCCTGGCGCGGGGCGTGTTGCCCAGCACCGCGTGCATCTGCGCCAGGGACTGGGTGACGCGGGCGGTCAGCGCGTCGTCTCCATACGCGACATACCCATGCCAGGCGCGCTCCATTTTCAGCAGCCCCTCGTGAGTGTCGCCGGCCGCGAAGGCAGCCGCCCCCCACCAGCGCAGGGCGCGCAGCTGGAGTTCCGGGTCAAGCAGCGTGGGCAGGCACGCCTCGAAGTGGGCGCGGGCCTCGTCGAACCGCCCCAGCAGCCGCACGAGGTTGCCGAACTCGACGGTGCCCTCGGGGTCACCCAGGATGGCCGAGCGCTGAAGGGGCAGTTCGGCCTGGGGCAGCTCGCCGCTCCTGAGCAGAGCGATGCCGAGGAGGGCGTGTTCTCGTGCCGTCCTGGCCTGACCCAGAAGGCCGTCGATGATCGTGGCGTACTGTCCAGCCTGCAGGGCGTCTTCAAAGGGCGTCATGGTCACGGTTTTCGTTCCTAAACGGGAGGCGGGGTACGGTGGGGCATGGCCAAGAAATTGATGCTGGTGCTGGTCGCGCTCGTCCTCTCCACCGCCCTCGCCGGCCCCCCGGACTTCGGACACATGAGAACGGCAGTTGTAGCGAACGGTTCCACGGACTTCGGAGACCGGTGACGCGGCCCACCCAGCCCCAGCCTAGCCCGCGGCCCCTGCCCCACGCAGCGCAAGTGCGGACAGAGCCCCGGCCCGTGCGCCAGGCCATGCCGGTGCTCGGCGGCGCGCCGCTGGACTTCGGCGACCGCTAGGCTCAGCCCATCCCAGGGTGCCGCAAGCCGTCCTACAAGCGTCTGAGCGCTGCGAACGTAAAGGCACAACCAATCAAATTGGTTGTGCCTTACGTCTTGTTGATAGATCCGCTGGTTTTCCCCGGTGTTGCTCAGTATTTTTTTGCGGACTTCAAGTA encodes:
- a CDS encoding BTAD domain-containing putative transcriptional regulator; translation: MTPFEDALQAGQYATIIDGLLGQARTAREHALLGIALLRSGELPQAELPLQRSAILGDPEGTVEFGNLVRLLGRFDEARAHFEACLPTLLDPELQLRALRWWGAAAFAAGDTHEGLLKMERAWHGYVAYGDDALTARVTQSLAQMHAVLGNTPRARLLLTEAIRALPVAPDSAPRLSALKSLLDLQVKDGEVEAARGTLAGAKALLVLSPSPRLAAYLAFSEAELWRLSGAYAEYAAALETLLPVADALGDHHLRVWVTSRLAEHHSLRPQHGRAAELLHGLGLPVAQWSAHLWATDGVLRRRRGQDDQAAESLRTAARMFRDSGAIPELIRVLLHQGAAELRLGRHEDVAKALSEALTSMLTLRALHEVKPDLEELSELVKYAVLEPELSPYMEPLLDRLSHLAGTPRLPEDGAMRLRVTTLGRTLVTRDNEAIRFAYPNSPLLLAYLALEPDQTRAQLQLTLFPEKDAQSGAGYVRQCIWDLRDKLGPEAVTCAGPFRAPAYRLGPGMAVELDVEELLTAIAHHEVARALALYRGEFLPWVEHSDWVAQKRDEARLALTIELRREMEHARTRGDERRVVLYANQLLQADPLDVDALRERVRAATAAGAPAPELARYTAELGRVFH